The Streptomyces kanamyceticus DNA segment TGGAGCGCGTCGGTGTCGGCCATGGTGAAGCCGTGCGTGGTGCCGGGGTAGACCTCGGTGGTGTGCTCGACGCCCGCGGCCGCCAGGGCCTGGTCGAGCTCGGCGATCGCCTCGGGCGTCAAGTCGCCCTCGGCGAGGCCGAGATGGACCTCGGCGTTGAGCTGTGAGACGAGGCGGTGCGGGCTGTCGGGCGCGTCGGTGACGATGAAGCCCGGGTGGAACCCGGCGACGGCGGCCACCTTGTCCGGGTGCGCCGTCGCGGTGCGCATCGCCAGGGCGGCGCCCATGCAGTAGCCGGTGACGGCGACCGGCCCCTCGGCGACCTCGGGCCGCCCGGTGAGGAACGTGAGGTAGGCGTCGGCGTCGCGCAGGACACGGTCGGTGGTGTGTTCCTGGACCAACGGCAGCAGCCGCTCGAAGATCGCGGGCCGGTTCTCCGCGCTGATGTGCTCGGGGAGTTCGACCACCGGGGCGGGGCCGTTCCGGTAGAAGAGGTTGGGGACGAGTACGTAGTACCCGTGCCCGGCCAGTTCGCCGGCCATCCGCTCGATCACGGGCCGGACGCCGAAGACGTCCGGGTACATCAGCACTCCGGGGTACCGCTCGCCCCCGTCGGGGAACGCCGCGAAGGCGTCGGCCTGGCCGTCCGGGGTGGTTATCGAGAACGTCGTGGTGGGAATGGTGGATCTTCCTTCCTCGGTCCGATGCCGGGACGCGGCCCCCTGACGGGTCGGACCCGGCATCTGCGGTCAGCATGTCTCGCGGGCCCGGACGGGGGCCACACCCCATGGGCAGATCATGACCGACAGATCACCGAGCAGGCCGAATGTCGCCGTTCGGATGGCCGATTCGCGTCCCTGAGGTCGGGCGCGCCCCGGCACGGACCCGTCGCACCAGGGCGAAAACACACCAGCCTCAAATGATCAACCGCTTGGTACGCTCAACCGCTCCTTCCCTCAACGCCGTTGGGAGGCACCATGCGCACGCGCACGAGACGCCTGGCCGCCGTCGGGGTCACCCTGCTGACCGCCGTCGCCCTGCTGCCGGCCGGCGCCGGGGCCGCGCCCCGCGACGACGCCCGTCCGTCGGGCGGCGGCCTGCACGCCACCGTCCGCTACACGCAGTACGGCATCCCGCACATCCTCGCCGAGGACTACGCCGGCCTCGGCTTCGGCACCGGCTGGGCGCAGGCCGCCGACCAGGTGTGCACGCTCGCCGACGGCTACGTGACCGTCCGCGGCGAGCGCTCCCGGTACTTCGGTCCCGACGCGGCGCCCGGATCCGCGCTGTCGTCGGCGTCCACGAACCTCAACAGCGATCTGTACTTCGGCGGCGTGCGCGAGGCGGGCACCGTGGAGAAGCTGCTCGCCGAGCCCGCCCCCGCGGGTCCGAGCCGGGACGCCGAGGAGCTGATGCGCGGGTTCGCCGCGGGCTACAACGCCTGGCTGAAGCAGAACCGCATCACCGACCCGGCCTGCGCCAAAGCCGCCTGGGTCCGCCCGATCAGCGCCCTGGACGTGGCGCGCCAGGGCTACGCCGTGCAGGTGCTCGGCGGGCAGGGCCGCGGCATCGACGGCATCACCGCGGCCGCGCCGCCGACCGCCGGGGCGAAGGAGCGCACGGCCGATCCGCGGCGCTCCGCGGCGGCGGCCCGCGACATGTTCTCGGCGAAGGACGCCGACATGGGCTCCAACGCCGTCGCGTTCAGCGGAAAGGCCACCGCGAACGGCAAGGGACTGCTGCTCGGCAATCCGCACTACCCCTGGCACGGCGGGCGCCGCTTCTGGCAGTCGCAGCAGACCATCCCCGGTGAACTGAACGTCTCCGGCGGCTCGTTGCTCGGGACCAGCGTGGTCAACATCGGCTTCAACGGCGATGTGGCGTGGAGCCACACCGTGGCGACGGGTGTGCCGCTGAACCTGCATCAGCTGACGCTCGACCCGGCCGATCCGACGACGTATCTGGTGGACGGCGAGCCGCACAAGATGACCCGGCGCGCGGTCACGGTGCCGGTCAAGGACGGCACCCCGGTGACGCGCACGCAGTGGTGGACCCGGTACGGACCGGTCGTGACCAGCCTCGGTCCGCAGCTGCCGCTCCCCTGGTCCGCCACCACGGCGTACGCTCTCAACGACCCCAACTCCGCGAACCTGCGCGGCAGCGACACCGACCTCGACTTCGGCAGGGCCCGCTCCACCGACGGCATCCTGAAGGCCCTGAGCGACACCCAGGGGCTGCCCTGGGTCAACACGGTGGCGGCGGACCGGCGCGGGCACTCGCTGTTCACCCAGTCGCAGGTGCTCCCCCGGATCACCGACGACCTCGCGGCACGCTGCAGCACGGCCCTCGGCAAGGTCACCTATCCGGCGTCGGGCGTCGCGGTGCTCGACGGCTCGCGCGGGGACTGCGCGCTCGGCTCGGACAAGGACGCGGTGCAGCCCGGCATCTTCGGCCCCTCCCGCATGCCGGGCCTCAAGAATGCTCCGTACGTCGAGAACTCCAACGACAGCGCCTGGCTGGCCAACGCCGACCGG contains these protein-coding regions:
- a CDS encoding dienelactone hydrolase family protein, giving the protein MPTTTFSITTPDGQADAFAAFPDGGERYPGVLMYPDVFGVRPVIERMAGELAGHGYYVLVPNLFYRNGPAPVVELPEHISAENRPAIFERLLPLVQEHTTDRVLRDADAYLTFLTGRPEVAEGPVAVTGYCMGAALAMRTATAHPDKVAAVAGFHPGFIVTDAPDSPHRLVSQLNAEVHLGLAEGDLTPEAIAELDQALAAAGVEHTTEVYPGTTHGFTMADTDALHAEGLSRHWERLLALLDRTVAAKG
- a CDS encoding penicillin acylase family protein, whose amino-acid sequence is MRTRTRRLAAVGVTLLTAVALLPAGAGAAPRDDARPSGGGLHATVRYTQYGIPHILAEDYAGLGFGTGWAQAADQVCTLADGYVTVRGERSRYFGPDAAPGSALSSASTNLNSDLYFGGVREAGTVEKLLAEPAPAGPSRDAEELMRGFAAGYNAWLKQNRITDPACAKAAWVRPISALDVARQGYAVQVLGGQGRGIDGITAAAPPTAGAKERTADPRRSAAAARDMFSAKDADMGSNAVAFSGKATANGKGLLLGNPHYPWHGGRRFWQSQQTIPGELNVSGGSLLGTSVVNIGFNGDVAWSHTVATGVPLNLHQLTLDPADPTTYLVDGEPHKMTRRAVTVPVKDGTPVTRTQWWTRYGPVVTSLGPQLPLPWSATTAYALNDPNSANLRGSDTDLDFGRARSTDGILKALSDTQGLPWVNTVAADRRGHSLFTQSQVLPRITDDLAARCSTALGKVTYPASGVAVLDGSRGDCALGSDKDAVQPGIFGPSRMPGLKNAPYVENSNDSAWLANADRPITGYERVFGTIGTQRSPRTRGAVEDVSAMARKGRLTVDDLRRQQFANRVPMADLAADDAAKACAALPGGTANGSGGKAVDIRKACRVLARWDHTMDTGSRGALLFDRFWRKLTAAVPDARLWKVPFSAADPVRTPNTLDTTSPEFGKALADTVSELTAADIALDAPLGAHQYVVRGGKRIPIHGGTEALGVWNKIEASWDAKGGYTEVVHGSSHIQAVGWDEGRCPKARTLLSYSQSANPNSAHYSDQTRLYSKERWVTSRFCEKDVLADPHLKVVRVREHR